One genomic window of Mustela lutreola isolate mMusLut2 chromosome 14, mMusLut2.pri, whole genome shotgun sequence includes the following:
- the LOC131815006 gene encoding T-cell surface glycoprotein CD1a-like isoform X1, with the protein MLFLQLVLLVVLLPDGDSEDDFQKPICIRIILTTSFYNHSWMQSQGSAWLNELQTHAWNNKTGAFIFLQRWPKDKFCNKELMEVDELFSSYYTGFLLKFHDHGSQWQLEYPFQVQLIIGCELHFGEASVGFMRIAYQGSELVSFWNMTWWPSPTGGSRGQQVCRLLNQDHEDNELMHTFIIDSCPLYLSSFLDAGKADLQRKVRPEAWLSTGPSPGPGHLLLVCHVSGFYPKPVWVMWMRGEQEQQGTQRGDVLPHADGTWYLQVSLDVKTREAADLLCQVRHSSLGGQDLVLYWEQSHTTALDFLVVIMPLVLLAGLTLWLCRHWKTHWRLQCTGFPFEQDPSSPGSGTYLNPTQQ; encoded by the exons ATGCTGTTCCTGCAACTTGTGCTGCTGGTGGTTCTCCTCCCAGATGGTGACAGTGAAGATG ACTTCCAGAAGCCGATCTGTATCCGAATCATCCTGACCACATCCTTTTACAACCATTCCTGGATGCAAAGTCAAGGCTCAGCTTGGCTGAATGAGTTGCAGACTCATGCCTGGAACAACAAGACTGgagctttcattttccttcagcgTTGGCCTAAGGACAAATTTTGCAACAAGGAGCTGATGGAAGTAGATGAATTATTCTCATCATACTACACTGgatttcttctaaaatttcatGACCATGGCAGCCAATGGCAGCTTGAAT ATCCCTTTCAGGTACAGCTGATAATAGGTTGTGAACTGCACTTTGGAGAAGCATCAGTAGGCTTCATGAGGATTGCTTATCAAGGATCAGAACTTGTGAGTTTCTGGAACATGACATGGTGGCCATCTCCAACAGGAGGAAGTAGGGGTCAACAGGTCTGCAGACTACTCAATCAGGACCATGAAGACAACGAATTAATGCATACATTCATCATAGATTCCTGTCCTCTTTACCTCTCAAGTTTTCTTGATGCAGGGAAGGCAGATCTCCAACGAAAAG TGAGGCCAGAGGCCTGGCTGTCCACTGGCCCCAGTCCTGGTCCTGGTCATCTCTTGCTGGTGTGCCATGTCTCTGGCTTCTACCCAAAGCCTGTGTGGGTGATGTGGATGCGGGGTGAGCAGGAGCAACAGGGGACTCAGCGAGGTGATGTTCTGCCCCATGCTGATGGGACATGGTATCTTCAGGTGTCCTTGGATGTGAAAACCAGGGAAGCAGCTGATCTGTTGTGCCAGGTGAGACACAGCAGTCTAGGAGGCCAGGACTTGGTCCTCTACTGGG AGCAGTCACACACCACAGCCTTGGACTTCCTGGTGGTGATAATGCCCCTGGTGCTTCTGGCAGGTCTAACGTTGTGGCTCTGCAGGCACTG GAAAACACACTGGAGACTTCAGTGCACTGGCTTCCCTTTTGAGCAAGATCCCAGTAGCCCAGGCTCTGGTACGTACCTAAACCCTACTCAACAGTGA
- the LOC131815006 gene encoding T-cell surface glycoprotein CD1a-like isoform X2: MLFLQLVLLVVLLPDGDSEDDFQKPICIRIILTTSFYNHSWMQSQGSAWLNELQTHAWNNKTGAFIFLQRWPKDKFCNKELMEVDELFSSYYTGFLLKFHDHGSQWQLEYPFQVQLIIGCELHFGEASVGFMRIAYQGSELVSFWNMTWWPSPTGGSRGQQVCRLLNQDHEDNELMHTFIIDSCPLYLSSFLDAGKADLQRKVRPEAWLSTGPSPGPGHLLLVCHVSGFYPKPVWVMWMRGEQEQQGTQRGDVLPHADGTWYLQVSLDVKTREAADLLCQVRHSSLGGQDLVLYWEQSHTTALDFLVVIMPLVLLAGLTLWLCRHWKTHWRLQCTGFPFEQDPSSPGSEIKA; the protein is encoded by the exons ATGCTGTTCCTGCAACTTGTGCTGCTGGTGGTTCTCCTCCCAGATGGTGACAGTGAAGATG ACTTCCAGAAGCCGATCTGTATCCGAATCATCCTGACCACATCCTTTTACAACCATTCCTGGATGCAAAGTCAAGGCTCAGCTTGGCTGAATGAGTTGCAGACTCATGCCTGGAACAACAAGACTGgagctttcattttccttcagcgTTGGCCTAAGGACAAATTTTGCAACAAGGAGCTGATGGAAGTAGATGAATTATTCTCATCATACTACACTGgatttcttctaaaatttcatGACCATGGCAGCCAATGGCAGCTTGAAT ATCCCTTTCAGGTACAGCTGATAATAGGTTGTGAACTGCACTTTGGAGAAGCATCAGTAGGCTTCATGAGGATTGCTTATCAAGGATCAGAACTTGTGAGTTTCTGGAACATGACATGGTGGCCATCTCCAACAGGAGGAAGTAGGGGTCAACAGGTCTGCAGACTACTCAATCAGGACCATGAAGACAACGAATTAATGCATACATTCATCATAGATTCCTGTCCTCTTTACCTCTCAAGTTTTCTTGATGCAGGGAAGGCAGATCTCCAACGAAAAG TGAGGCCAGAGGCCTGGCTGTCCACTGGCCCCAGTCCTGGTCCTGGTCATCTCTTGCTGGTGTGCCATGTCTCTGGCTTCTACCCAAAGCCTGTGTGGGTGATGTGGATGCGGGGTGAGCAGGAGCAACAGGGGACTCAGCGAGGTGATGTTCTGCCCCATGCTGATGGGACATGGTATCTTCAGGTGTCCTTGGATGTGAAAACCAGGGAAGCAGCTGATCTGTTGTGCCAGGTGAGACACAGCAGTCTAGGAGGCCAGGACTTGGTCCTCTACTGGG AGCAGTCACACACCACAGCCTTGGACTTCCTGGTGGTGATAATGCCCCTGGTGCTTCTGGCAGGTCTAACGTTGTGGCTCTGCAGGCACTG GAAAACACACTGGAGACTTCAGTGCACTGGCTTCCCTTTTGAGCAAGATCCCAGTAGCCCAGGCTCTG AGATAAAAGCCTGA
- the LOC131815006 gene encoding T-cell surface glycoprotein CD1a-like isoform X3: MLFLQLVLLVVLLPDGDSEDDFQKPICIRIILTTSFYNHSWMQSQGSAWLNELQTHAWNNKTGAFIFLQRWPKDKFCNKELMEVDELFSSYYTGFLLKFHDHGSQWQLEYPFQVQLIIGCELHFGEASVGFMRIAYQGSELVSFWNMTWWPSPTGGSRGQQVCRLLNQDHEDNELMHTFIIDSCPLYLSSFLDAGKADLQRKVRPEAWLSTGPSPGPGHLLLVCHVSGFYPKPVWVMWMRGEQEQQGTQRGDVLPHADGTWYLQVSLDVKTREAADLLCQVRHSSLGGQDLVLYWEQSHTTALDFLVVIMPLVLLAGLTLWLCRHWKTHWRLQCTGFPFEQDPSSPGSDIS, from the exons ATGCTGTTCCTGCAACTTGTGCTGCTGGTGGTTCTCCTCCCAGATGGTGACAGTGAAGATG ACTTCCAGAAGCCGATCTGTATCCGAATCATCCTGACCACATCCTTTTACAACCATTCCTGGATGCAAAGTCAAGGCTCAGCTTGGCTGAATGAGTTGCAGACTCATGCCTGGAACAACAAGACTGgagctttcattttccttcagcgTTGGCCTAAGGACAAATTTTGCAACAAGGAGCTGATGGAAGTAGATGAATTATTCTCATCATACTACACTGgatttcttctaaaatttcatGACCATGGCAGCCAATGGCAGCTTGAAT ATCCCTTTCAGGTACAGCTGATAATAGGTTGTGAACTGCACTTTGGAGAAGCATCAGTAGGCTTCATGAGGATTGCTTATCAAGGATCAGAACTTGTGAGTTTCTGGAACATGACATGGTGGCCATCTCCAACAGGAGGAAGTAGGGGTCAACAGGTCTGCAGACTACTCAATCAGGACCATGAAGACAACGAATTAATGCATACATTCATCATAGATTCCTGTCCTCTTTACCTCTCAAGTTTTCTTGATGCAGGGAAGGCAGATCTCCAACGAAAAG TGAGGCCAGAGGCCTGGCTGTCCACTGGCCCCAGTCCTGGTCCTGGTCATCTCTTGCTGGTGTGCCATGTCTCTGGCTTCTACCCAAAGCCTGTGTGGGTGATGTGGATGCGGGGTGAGCAGGAGCAACAGGGGACTCAGCGAGGTGATGTTCTGCCCCATGCTGATGGGACATGGTATCTTCAGGTGTCCTTGGATGTGAAAACCAGGGAAGCAGCTGATCTGTTGTGCCAGGTGAGACACAGCAGTCTAGGAGGCCAGGACTTGGTCCTCTACTGGG AGCAGTCACACACCACAGCCTTGGACTTCCTGGTGGTGATAATGCCCCTGGTGCTTCTGGCAGGTCTAACGTTGTGGCTCTGCAGGCACTG GAAAACACACTGGAGACTTCAGTGCACTGGCTTCCCTTTTGAGCAAGATCCCAGTAGCCCAGGCTCTG acatatcttga
- the LOC131815006 gene encoding T-cell surface glycoprotein CD1a-like isoform X5, translated as MLFLQLVLLVVLLPDGDSEDDFQKPICIRIILTTSFYNHSWMQSQGSAWLNELQTHAWNNKTGAFIFLQRWPKDKFCNKELMEVDELFSSYYTGFLLKFHDHGSQWQLEYPFQVQLIIGCELHFGEASVGFMRIAYQGSELVSFWNMTWWPSPTGGSRGQQVCRLLNQDHEDNELMHTFIIDSCPLYLSSFLDAGKADLQRKVRPEAWLSTGPSPGPGHLLLVCHVSGFYPKPVWVMWMRGEQEQQGTQRGDVLPHADGTWYLQVSLDVKTREAADLLCQVRHSSLGGQDLVLYWGLTLWLCRHWKTHWRLQCTGFPFEQDPSSPGSGTYLNPTQQ; from the exons ATGCTGTTCCTGCAACTTGTGCTGCTGGTGGTTCTCCTCCCAGATGGTGACAGTGAAGATG ACTTCCAGAAGCCGATCTGTATCCGAATCATCCTGACCACATCCTTTTACAACCATTCCTGGATGCAAAGTCAAGGCTCAGCTTGGCTGAATGAGTTGCAGACTCATGCCTGGAACAACAAGACTGgagctttcattttccttcagcgTTGGCCTAAGGACAAATTTTGCAACAAGGAGCTGATGGAAGTAGATGAATTATTCTCATCATACTACACTGgatttcttctaaaatttcatGACCATGGCAGCCAATGGCAGCTTGAAT ATCCCTTTCAGGTACAGCTGATAATAGGTTGTGAACTGCACTTTGGAGAAGCATCAGTAGGCTTCATGAGGATTGCTTATCAAGGATCAGAACTTGTGAGTTTCTGGAACATGACATGGTGGCCATCTCCAACAGGAGGAAGTAGGGGTCAACAGGTCTGCAGACTACTCAATCAGGACCATGAAGACAACGAATTAATGCATACATTCATCATAGATTCCTGTCCTCTTTACCTCTCAAGTTTTCTTGATGCAGGGAAGGCAGATCTCCAACGAAAAG TGAGGCCAGAGGCCTGGCTGTCCACTGGCCCCAGTCCTGGTCCTGGTCATCTCTTGCTGGTGTGCCATGTCTCTGGCTTCTACCCAAAGCCTGTGTGGGTGATGTGGATGCGGGGTGAGCAGGAGCAACAGGGGACTCAGCGAGGTGATGTTCTGCCCCATGCTGATGGGACATGGTATCTTCAGGTGTCCTTGGATGTGAAAACCAGGGAAGCAGCTGATCTGTTGTGCCAGGTGAGACACAGCAGTCTAGGAGGCCAGGACTTGGTCCTCTACTGGG GTCTAACGTTGTGGCTCTGCAGGCACTG GAAAACACACTGGAGACTTCAGTGCACTGGCTTCCCTTTTGAGCAAGATCCCAGTAGCCCAGGCTCTGGTACGTACCTAAACCCTACTCAACAGTGA
- the LOC131815006 gene encoding T-cell surface glycoprotein CD1a-like isoform X6, whose product MLFLQLVLLVVLLPDGDSEDDFQKPICIRIILTTSFYNHSWMQSQGSAWLNELQTHAWNNKTGAFIFLQRWPKDKFCNKELMEVDELFSSYYTGFLLKFHDHGSQWQLEYPFQVQLIIGCELHFGEASVGFMRIAYQGSELVSFWNMTWWPSPTGGSRGQQVCRLLNQDHEDNELMHTFIIDSCPLYLSSFLDAGKADLQRKVRPEAWLSTGPSPGPGHLLLVCHVSGFYPKPVWVMWMRGEQEQQGTQRGDVLPHADGTWYLQVSLDVKTREAADLLCQVRHSSLGGQDLVLYWGLTLWLCRHWKTHWRLQCTGFPFEQDPSSPGSEIKA is encoded by the exons ATGCTGTTCCTGCAACTTGTGCTGCTGGTGGTTCTCCTCCCAGATGGTGACAGTGAAGATG ACTTCCAGAAGCCGATCTGTATCCGAATCATCCTGACCACATCCTTTTACAACCATTCCTGGATGCAAAGTCAAGGCTCAGCTTGGCTGAATGAGTTGCAGACTCATGCCTGGAACAACAAGACTGgagctttcattttccttcagcgTTGGCCTAAGGACAAATTTTGCAACAAGGAGCTGATGGAAGTAGATGAATTATTCTCATCATACTACACTGgatttcttctaaaatttcatGACCATGGCAGCCAATGGCAGCTTGAAT ATCCCTTTCAGGTACAGCTGATAATAGGTTGTGAACTGCACTTTGGAGAAGCATCAGTAGGCTTCATGAGGATTGCTTATCAAGGATCAGAACTTGTGAGTTTCTGGAACATGACATGGTGGCCATCTCCAACAGGAGGAAGTAGGGGTCAACAGGTCTGCAGACTACTCAATCAGGACCATGAAGACAACGAATTAATGCATACATTCATCATAGATTCCTGTCCTCTTTACCTCTCAAGTTTTCTTGATGCAGGGAAGGCAGATCTCCAACGAAAAG TGAGGCCAGAGGCCTGGCTGTCCACTGGCCCCAGTCCTGGTCCTGGTCATCTCTTGCTGGTGTGCCATGTCTCTGGCTTCTACCCAAAGCCTGTGTGGGTGATGTGGATGCGGGGTGAGCAGGAGCAACAGGGGACTCAGCGAGGTGATGTTCTGCCCCATGCTGATGGGACATGGTATCTTCAGGTGTCCTTGGATGTGAAAACCAGGGAAGCAGCTGATCTGTTGTGCCAGGTGAGACACAGCAGTCTAGGAGGCCAGGACTTGGTCCTCTACTGGG GTCTAACGTTGTGGCTCTGCAGGCACTG GAAAACACACTGGAGACTTCAGTGCACTGGCTTCCCTTTTGAGCAAGATCCCAGTAGCCCAGGCTCTG AGATAAAAGCCTGA
- the LOC131815006 gene encoding T-cell surface glycoprotein CD1b-1-like isoform X7, with amino-acid sequence MLFLQLVLLVVLLPDGDSEDDFQKPICIRIILTTSFYNHSWMQSQGSAWLNELQTHAWNNKTGAFIFLQRWPKDKFCNKELMEVDELFSSYYTGFLLKFHDHGSQWQLELRPEAWLSTGPSPGPGHLLLVCHVSGFYPKPVWVMWMRGEQEQQGTQRGDVLPHADGTWYLQVSLDVKTREAADLLCQVRHSSLGGQDLVLYWEQSHTTALDFLVVIMPLVLLAGLTLWLCRHWKTHWRLQCTGFPFEQDPSSPGSGTYLNPTQQ; translated from the exons ATGCTGTTCCTGCAACTTGTGCTGCTGGTGGTTCTCCTCCCAGATGGTGACAGTGAAGATG ACTTCCAGAAGCCGATCTGTATCCGAATCATCCTGACCACATCCTTTTACAACCATTCCTGGATGCAAAGTCAAGGCTCAGCTTGGCTGAATGAGTTGCAGACTCATGCCTGGAACAACAAGACTGgagctttcattttccttcagcgTTGGCCTAAGGACAAATTTTGCAACAAGGAGCTGATGGAAGTAGATGAATTATTCTCATCATACTACACTGgatttcttctaaaatttcatGACCATGGCAGCCAATGGCAGCTTGAAT TGAGGCCAGAGGCCTGGCTGTCCACTGGCCCCAGTCCTGGTCCTGGTCATCTCTTGCTGGTGTGCCATGTCTCTGGCTTCTACCCAAAGCCTGTGTGGGTGATGTGGATGCGGGGTGAGCAGGAGCAACAGGGGACTCAGCGAGGTGATGTTCTGCCCCATGCTGATGGGACATGGTATCTTCAGGTGTCCTTGGATGTGAAAACCAGGGAAGCAGCTGATCTGTTGTGCCAGGTGAGACACAGCAGTCTAGGAGGCCAGGACTTGGTCCTCTACTGGG AGCAGTCACACACCACAGCCTTGGACTTCCTGGTGGTGATAATGCCCCTGGTGCTTCTGGCAGGTCTAACGTTGTGGCTCTGCAGGCACTG GAAAACACACTGGAGACTTCAGTGCACTGGCTTCCCTTTTGAGCAAGATCCCAGTAGCCCAGGCTCTGGTACGTACCTAAACCCTACTCAACAGTGA
- the LOC131815006 gene encoding T-cell surface glycoprotein CD1a-like isoform X4 → MVTVKMVRTLTLFNFQKPICIRIILTTSFYNHSWMQSQGSAWLNELQTHAWNNKTGAFIFLQRWPKDKFCNKELMEVDELFSSYYTGFLLKFHDHGSQWQLEYPFQVQLIIGCELHFGEASVGFMRIAYQGSELVSFWNMTWWPSPTGGSRGQQVCRLLNQDHEDNELMHTFIIDSCPLYLSSFLDAGKADLQRKVRPEAWLSTGPSPGPGHLLLVCHVSGFYPKPVWVMWMRGEQEQQGTQRGDVLPHADGTWYLQVSLDVKTREAADLLCQVRHSSLGGQDLVLYWEQSHTTALDFLVVIMPLVLLAGLTLWLCRHWKTHWRLQCTGFPFEQDPSSPGSGTYLNPTQQ, encoded by the exons ATGGTGACAGTGAAGATGGTGCGAACTCTGACCTTATTCA ACTTCCAGAAGCCGATCTGTATCCGAATCATCCTGACCACATCCTTTTACAACCATTCCTGGATGCAAAGTCAAGGCTCAGCTTGGCTGAATGAGTTGCAGACTCATGCCTGGAACAACAAGACTGgagctttcattttccttcagcgTTGGCCTAAGGACAAATTTTGCAACAAGGAGCTGATGGAAGTAGATGAATTATTCTCATCATACTACACTGgatttcttctaaaatttcatGACCATGGCAGCCAATGGCAGCTTGAAT ATCCCTTTCAGGTACAGCTGATAATAGGTTGTGAACTGCACTTTGGAGAAGCATCAGTAGGCTTCATGAGGATTGCTTATCAAGGATCAGAACTTGTGAGTTTCTGGAACATGACATGGTGGCCATCTCCAACAGGAGGAAGTAGGGGTCAACAGGTCTGCAGACTACTCAATCAGGACCATGAAGACAACGAATTAATGCATACATTCATCATAGATTCCTGTCCTCTTTACCTCTCAAGTTTTCTTGATGCAGGGAAGGCAGATCTCCAACGAAAAG TGAGGCCAGAGGCCTGGCTGTCCACTGGCCCCAGTCCTGGTCCTGGTCATCTCTTGCTGGTGTGCCATGTCTCTGGCTTCTACCCAAAGCCTGTGTGGGTGATGTGGATGCGGGGTGAGCAGGAGCAACAGGGGACTCAGCGAGGTGATGTTCTGCCCCATGCTGATGGGACATGGTATCTTCAGGTGTCCTTGGATGTGAAAACCAGGGAAGCAGCTGATCTGTTGTGCCAGGTGAGACACAGCAGTCTAGGAGGCCAGGACTTGGTCCTCTACTGGG AGCAGTCACACACCACAGCCTTGGACTTCCTGGTGGTGATAATGCCCCTGGTGCTTCTGGCAGGTCTAACGTTGTGGCTCTGCAGGCACTG GAAAACACACTGGAGACTTCAGTGCACTGGCTTCCCTTTTGAGCAAGATCCCAGTAGCCCAGGCTCTGGTACGTACCTAAACCCTACTCAACAGTGA